A stretch of Lactiplantibacillus brownii DNA encodes these proteins:
- a CDS encoding HAD family hydrolase, with translation MTYQAIMFDIDGTLTNSQPAYAKVMAQVLSEYGKPFSAADAQTTFPMAAEQAMAHLGIAADDFDHFQARYEAVMADHYQDITLYPGIATLLQQLPSDVTLGIVTSQRRNEMVSGMAQYDFMSRLAVTISADDTPKRKPDPLPLLTALARVEVKPSDALFVGDSLSDEQTAAAAKVDFGLAVWGMDPNADHQQTAYRFKQPLDLLKLF, from the coding sequence ATGACTTATCAAGCCATTATGTTCGATATCGACGGTACACTCACCAATAGCCAGCCCGCTTACGCCAAGGTCATGGCCCAAGTTTTAAGTGAATACGGCAAACCGTTTAGCGCCGCGGATGCCCAAACAACTTTTCCGATGGCTGCCGAACAAGCAATGGCGCATTTAGGGATCGCTGCGGATGACTTTGACCACTTTCAAGCCCGCTATGAAGCCGTGATGGCCGACCACTACCAAGATATTACCTTGTATCCTGGAATTGCCACCCTCTTGCAACAATTACCGTCCGACGTGACCTTAGGCATTGTGACCTCACAACGGCGCAATGAAATGGTCAGTGGGATGGCTCAATATGACTTTATGAGCCGACTCGCCGTCACCATTAGTGCCGACGACACCCCTAAACGTAAGCCTGACCCGTTACCATTACTGACCGCATTAGCACGTGTTGAGGTCAAACCTAGCGACGCGCTATTCGTCGGTGATTCTCTCAGCGATGAACAAACCGCTGCCGCAGCCAAGGTTGATTTTGGCTTAGCCGTTTGGGGAATGGACCCAAACGCTGATCATCAACAGACCGCCTATCGTTTTAAACAACCTTTAGATTTGCTAAAACTATTTTAA